In one window of Meiothermus sp. DNA:
- a CDS encoding cell wall metabolism sensor histidine kinase WalK: MYWLNRIEVRLSLLMALVAVATSLLTVALNTFQRERTFRELPAEVRDFLRRNEGRPPSLSLTPELRQMLAEGREIRVRMRPSESPDNPNPVFWITTDDPSAPAVRLQAPPRLRRPSLEARLQQNLLIAGLVATALGVLVALVFARRMARPIEAISAAASHLAQGNLSVRIPAPQGEDEVARLARNFNHMAASLERLEAERRAMIADIAHELRTPLTVMQGRLEAIQDGVMPLEMAEIDRLHHQARLLARLVEDLRTLSLADAGRLNLLLQPLNLAEQAGRMAATFRAALEARQVQLELELPDQPVPVQADPDRLAQVIGNLLSNALEHSPAGGQIVLQVRADTTRAYLRVLDSGPGIPEEALNKVFDRFYRAEASRSRATGGSGLGLSIVKTLVELQGGQVRAQNRPEGGALFELQLPLKPT; the protein is encoded by the coding sequence ATGTATTGGTTGAATCGCATCGAAGTGCGCCTGAGCCTCCTGATGGCCCTGGTGGCGGTCGCCACCAGCTTGCTGACGGTGGCCCTGAATACCTTCCAGCGGGAGCGTACCTTTCGGGAACTACCGGCCGAGGTGCGGGACTTCCTGCGGCGCAACGAGGGCCGCCCGCCCAGCCTGAGCCTGACCCCTGAGCTGCGGCAGATGTTGGCGGAAGGTCGCGAAATTCGGGTGCGGATGCGGCCTTCCGAGAGCCCCGACAACCCCAATCCGGTCTTCTGGATTACCACCGATGACCCCAGCGCACCCGCGGTGCGGCTTCAGGCCCCGCCCCGCCTGCGGCGGCCCAGCCTGGAGGCCCGCTTGCAGCAAAACCTGCTGATTGCTGGCCTGGTGGCTACGGCCCTGGGGGTGTTGGTGGCGCTGGTCTTTGCCCGCCGCATGGCCCGCCCCATCGAGGCCATCTCGGCAGCGGCCAGCCACCTGGCCCAGGGCAACCTCTCGGTGCGGATTCCCGCGCCCCAGGGCGAGGATGAAGTGGCCCGGCTGGCCCGTAACTTTAACCACATGGCCGCCTCGCTCGAGCGCCTCGAGGCCGAGCGGCGGGCCATGATTGCCGATATTGCCCACGAACTGCGCACCCCCCTCACGGTGATGCAGGGCCGTCTGGAGGCCATCCAGGACGGGGTGATGCCTTTGGAGATGGCCGAGATCGACCGCCTGCACCACCAGGCCAGGCTGTTGGCCCGCCTGGTCGAAGACCTGCGCACCCTCTCGCTGGCCGATGCCGGACGGCTCAACCTGCTGCTGCAACCGCTAAACCTGGCCGAACAGGCAGGCCGGATGGCCGCAACCTTCCGGGCTGCGCTCGAGGCCAGGCAGGTGCAGCTCGAGCTAGAGCTTCCCGACCAGCCCGTACCGGTTCAGGCCGACCCCGACCGGCTGGCTCAGGTCATCGGCAATCTGCTGTCCAACGCCCTGGAACACAGCCCTGCGGGGGGGCAGATTGTTCTTCAGGTGAGGGCCGATACCACCCGGGCCTACCTGCGGGTGCTGGACAGCGGCCCCGGTATCCCCGAAGAGGCCCTGAACAAGGTGTTCGACCGCTTTTACCGGGCCGAAGCCTCGCGCTCGAGGGCCACCGGTGGGAGTGGCCTGGGGCTTTCCATCGTCAAGACCCTGGTAGAGCTGCAGGGCGGACAGGTGCGCGCCCAGAACCGCCCCGAAGGGGGGGCCTTGTTCGAGTTGCAGCTACCCCTCAAGCCCACCTGA
- a CDS encoding response regulator transcription factor, with amino-acid sequence MTGSTDTLEPVALVLVVEDEPEIAEILEGYLRREGFRTERALDGKQALNLIRVARPDLVLLDIMLPEMDGLEVLRRIRNNGHTPVILLTARTEDLDKLLGLELGADDYITKPFSPREVVARVKAVLRRSAPPEANKSIVRVGPLEIDSEKVLAKLGGERLELTPTEFRLLETLARTPGKAFTRAELLEAALPESNALERVVDVHLKNLRRKLEAAGGANLLQTVRGVGYRLWLEA; translated from the coding sequence ATGACCGGGTCTACCGATACACTGGAACCGGTGGCACTGGTACTGGTGGTCGAAGACGAACCAGAGATTGCCGAGATCCTCGAGGGCTACCTGCGGCGGGAGGGCTTCCGTACCGAGCGGGCCTTGGATGGCAAACAGGCCCTGAACCTGATACGGGTGGCCCGGCCCGACCTGGTGCTTCTGGACATCATGCTGCCGGAGATGGATGGCCTCGAGGTGCTGCGCCGCATCCGGAATAACGGCCACACCCCGGTGATTCTGCTAACCGCCCGTACCGAAGACCTGGACAAGCTGCTGGGCCTGGAGCTGGGCGCCGACGACTACATCACCAAGCCTTTCAGCCCCCGCGAGGTGGTGGCCCGGGTCAAGGCGGTGCTGCGCCGAAGTGCGCCCCCCGAAGCAAATAAGTCCATTGTGCGGGTGGGGCCTCTGGAGATTGATAGCGAAAAAGTGCTGGCAAAGCTGGGGGGAGAACGCCTGGAGCTCACCCCCACCGAGTTCCGGCTGCTGGAGACCCTGGCCCGCACCCCGGGCAAGGCTTTTACCCGGGCCGAACTGCTGGAGGCGGCCTTACCTGAGTCCAACGCCCTGGAGCGGGTGGTGGACGTGCACCTCAAGAACCTGCGCAGGAAGCTCGAGGCCGCCGGGGGCGCTAACCTTCTGCAGACGGTGCGGGGGGTGGGGTATCGGCTGTGGCTCGAGGCCTGA